Sequence from the Methanococcoides sp. LMO-2 genome:
CAGGATCATTGGTATGAACATGATAAAGGATATCGATGACATGGCGATGAAAGAAGCTGTAAAGGCGATCTTCTCCAGGAAATCCGGACATTATGAAGGAAAGTACAAGAACCCATTAAGCGGAAAGACCACACCAATAAAAGCAGATTACAGCCCGAACATCTCAGATGACGGGAAACTGCTGGGTGGTGTCGGGATCGTTGAGGATATTACTGCCCGTGTCAAAGCAGAAGAAGCAATGATCAAATATGCGGAAGACCTTGCCACGGCCAACGAGGAGCTCAAATCACTGGACAGGATGAAGGATGAATTCCTCTCCAACGTTAGCCATGAGCTCAAAACTCCCCTCACATCCATCAAAGGCTATACCGAACTGATATCCGAGGAATCGCTGGGACCACTGACCGACAAGCAAAAGGAAGTGGAGACCACGGTGCTTCGCAACGCTGAAAGGCTGAAAAGGCTTGTGGATTCCCTGCTGTACATAAGCAGAGTGCAGTCAGGCACGGTAAAATATAATTTTGAACCGATATCTATTGGAGAGATAATCGACATGACACTTCTGGATCTGAAAATACAGATCGAGAAGAAAGAGCTCAAAGTTGAGACGAATATCCCCACCGACCTACCCCTGGTAAATGGTGACAGGGACAAGCTCACTGATACGTTCACCAACATCGTGGATAACTCCATCAAGTTCACCCCCGAAGGCGGAACACTCAACTTCACCGTTGAAGTGGAAGATGAATTCCTGCACATCGTCCTGAAGGACACAGGAATAGGCATCCCGCCTGACCTCATCCCGATGCTCTTCCGCCGTTTCTACCAGATCGATGCCACACGCAAGCGCAAATACGGCGGAACCGGCCTGGGACTCTACATCTGCAAGGAAATAGTCACAGCCCACGGCGGCAAGATCTGGGCAGAGAGCGAAGGAGAGAACATGGGAACGGAAATTCATGTCCTGCTTCCTAATAGGACAGAACCACCTGGCCCCGACATCCGGAATCAGAAGCATTCTATTTGATTTTAATCAAGTGAAACCAAGTCAAGTCGTATTAAATCACTCTAAGTCAATTTCTCCGGAAATACACTCACGATTTGTCTCTGGCCTCAGCAATAAGTGCATGAATCTACAAGGGAAACCGATTCGTTTTTAAGTCTTTGTGGCATACCACGCTACATAACCTTTCCAATCCATTATTAGATAATCCCGAGGTATTGAATGAGCGACATTTTAAGAAGAGGCCGACTGGCTTCCGTTCCTGATGAAGAGATCATAGAGTTCACCTCCTCAATGAGTGCTGACAAATGGATATTCAATTCGGATATCCTGGTTGACCTTGCACACACGGTCATGCTCAAAGAGAGAAATGTGATTAGGGCAGAGGACTGCCGGGAAATATTGAAAGGTCTCCTGAAGATCAGGGAGGAAGGCATCGAGAAGCTCGACCATACCTATGAGGATATTCATATCTCCCTTGAGTCAAGACTTATTGACATGGTGGGAGAAGATGTCGGTGGACGTATGCACTCCGGCAGGTCACGCAACGACGAGGTCGCCACCTGCATCAGGCTCACCCTCAGAAATGAGCTCTTAATGATCATGGAAGACCTGCTTGCACTTCGCAACACGCTGATCGATGTAGCCTCAGAAAATGTCGACACGCTCATGCCGGGATTCACACACCTTCAGCACGCACAGCCAACAACACTGGCACACCACCTGACAGCCCATGCAAATGCCATTGGCCGTGACTTCGAGCGTACAAGGGACTGTTACACACGCGTGAACATGAGCCCACTTGGCGCTGCTGCTTTTGCATCCACCGGATTTGATCTTGACAGGGAAAGGACAAGGACACTTCTCGGTTTTGACGGGAT
This genomic interval carries:
- a CDS encoding PAS domain S-box protein: MKGLPDKLLDSMYKGIWAVDTDNKFIYFNEGMEDITGLPGNRIIGKDLKYFMELAQLSVGDEAHFRELSLRVKDTLKPSRYHSLQFLTPKGKLSIQTGHIFPMVDEAEKYSGIICTVESVSEQKIREKTFKDMLSSKKKLEDIYKNSPVIAFLWTAEKDWPVEFVSDNISQFGYTPEDFTSGKLIYGDIIHPEDLDFVRNDVTQLEIEGRQFFSKEYRILTKSGEIRWVAERSLLGYDEENKPSYYQGIMIDITDRKLAEEALLESEKKYRFIFENSPLGIFNFDEDANITHCNDNIAKIMDVPKDRIIGMNMIKDIDDMAMKEAVKAIFSRKSGHYEGKYKNPLSGKTTPIKADYSPNISDDGKLLGGVGIVEDITARVKAEEAMIKYAEDLATANEELKSLDRMKDEFLSNVSHELKTPLTSIKGYTELISEESLGPLTDKQKEVETTVLRNAERLKRLVDSLLYISRVQSGTVKYNFEPISIGEIIDMTLLDLKIQIEKKELKVETNIPTDLPLVNGDRDKLTDTFTNIVDNSIKFTPEGGTLNFTVEVEDEFLHIVLKDTGIGIPPDLIPMLFRRFYQIDATRKRKYGGTGLGLYICKEIVTAHGGKIWAESEGENMGTEIHVLLPNRTEPPGPDIRNQKHSI